A section of the Solitalea canadensis DSM 3403 genome encodes:
- a CDS encoding 2Fe-2S iron-sulfur cluster-binding protein gives MSEKIKVTIDNIEVEVDPGTTILQAARMIGGDVVPPAMCYYSKLKGSGGKCRTCLVKVAAGSAKDPRPMPKLVASCRTTVMDGMVVQNITSPEVIEARKGVVEFLLINHPLDCPVCDQAGECHLQDLSFDHGKDQSRYEFKRRTFEMVDIGDKIKLHMNRCILCYRCVFTADQITDQRVHGVLGRGDASEIGTYISKAIDNDFSGNVIDVCPVGALTDKTFRFKNRVWFTKPVDAHRDCDKCCGKVTLWYKGEDVIRVTGRKDQYGEVDEFICNTCRFDKKKTSDWEIEGPTKVDRHSVISSNHYDEKELLPVIDRKIL, from the coding sequence ATGTCTGAAAAGATAAAAGTAACGATTGATAACATTGAGGTAGAGGTTGATCCAGGAACAACCATTTTGCAAGCTGCTCGTATGATCGGCGGCGATGTTGTTCCGCCTGCTATGTGTTACTACAGCAAACTTAAGGGAAGTGGCGGTAAATGTCGCACCTGTCTGGTTAAGGTTGCTGCTGGTTCTGCAAAAGATCCTCGTCCTATGCCAAAACTGGTAGCTTCTTGTCGTACTACGGTAATGGACGGAATGGTGGTACAAAACATCACTTCTCCTGAGGTTATTGAAGCTCGTAAAGGTGTAGTTGAGTTCTTATTAATTAACCACCCTCTCGATTGCCCTGTTTGTGATCAGGCAGGCGAGTGTCATTTGCAAGACCTTTCTTTCGACCATGGTAAGGATCAAAGCCGTTATGAATTCAAACGTCGTACGTTTGAAATGGTAGATATCGGTGATAAGATCAAACTACACATGAATCGTTGTATTTTATGTTATCGTTGTGTATTTACTGCAGATCAGATCACTGATCAACGTGTTCATGGTGTATTAGGCCGTGGTGACGCTTCAGAGATCGGTACCTACATTTCAAAAGCAATCGATAATGATTTTTCAGGCAATGTGATTGATGTTTGCCCGGTTGGAGCTTTAACCGATAAGACATTCCGTTTTAAAAACCGTGTTTGGTTTACGAAGCCTGTTGATGCTCATCGCGATTGTGATAAGTGTTGTGGAAAAGTAACCCTTTGGTATAAAGGTGAAGATGTAATTCGTGTTACTGGTCGTAAAGATCAGTATGGCGAGGTTGACGAATTCATCTGTAATACTTGTCGCTTCGATAAAAAGAAAACAAGCGACTGGGAGATTGAAGGTCCAACAAAGGTTGACCGTCATTCGGTGATTTCATCAAATCACTACGATGAGAAAGAGTTATTACCAGTTATCGACAGAAAGATTTTATAA
- a CDS encoding NADH-quinone oxidoreductase subunit B, translating to MSDIKLVEAPPGIEGAGFFATSLDKAVGLARSYSLWPLPFATSCCGIEFMATMGAHYDLARFGAERLSFSPRQADLLMVMGTIAKKMAPVLRQVYLQMAEPRWVMAVGACASSGGVFDTYSVLQGIDEIIPVDVYVPGCPPRPEGIIDGLTRIQELVQNESIRRRDSDEYKQLLAKYGIQ from the coding sequence ATGAGCGATATTAAATTGGTTGAAGCCCCTCCGGGCATTGAAGGCGCTGGATTCTTTGCAACCTCTCTGGATAAAGCAGTGGGCTTGGCCCGTTCGTATTCTTTATGGCCACTTCCTTTCGCTACTTCTTGTTGCGGTATTGAATTTATGGCAACAATGGGTGCTCACTATGATTTAGCCCGTTTTGGAGCTGAACGTTTGAGTTTCTCTCCTCGTCAGGCTGACTTACTGATGGTAATGGGAACGATTGCCAAAAAAATGGCACCTGTTCTGCGCCAGGTATACTTGCAAATGGCAGAACCTCGTTGGGTTATGGCTGTAGGAGCTTGTGCTTCAAGTGGTGGTGTGTTTGACACTTATAGCGTATTGCAAGGTATTGATGAAATCATTCCGGTTGACGTTTATGTACCGGGTTGCCCTCCGCGTCCTGAAGGAATTATCGACGGATTAACTCGTATCCAGGAGTTGGTTCAGAATGAATCAATCCGACGCAGAGATTCTGATGAATACAAACAACTGTTAGCAAAGTACGGAATTCAATAG
- a CDS encoding NuoI/complex I 23 kDa subunit family protein, with translation MESLTNRKKVLEQKPMNFWERMYLPAIFQGLTITLSHFFKKKATVEYPDVKREFSQNFRGIHSLKRDEEGRERCTACGLCALSCPAEAITMIAAERKPGEEGLYREEKYAAKYEINMLRCIFCGFCEEACPKEAIYLDGDIPPSNFERDNFIYGKDRLVESVHKK, from the coding sequence ATGGAATCATTAACCAACAGAAAAAAAGTACTTGAGCAAAAGCCAATGAACTTTTGGGAAAGAATGTATTTACCTGCAATTTTCCAAGGCTTGACTATTACTTTGAGTCACTTTTTTAAGAAAAAAGCTACCGTTGAATATCCTGATGTGAAACGTGAGTTTTCACAAAACTTTAGAGGTATTCATTCGTTGAAGCGTGATGAAGAGGGTAGAGAACGCTGTACCGCATGTGGACTATGTGCACTGTCTTGTCCGGCTGAAGCAATTACAATGATTGCTGCGGAACGTAAGCCAGGGGAAGAAGGCCTGTATCGGGAAGAGAAATATGCTGCAAAATATGAGATCAATATGTTGCGCTGTATCTTCTGCGGTTTCTGCGAGGAAGCTTGTCCGAAAGAAGCAATTTATCTGGATGGTGACATTCCTCCTTCAAATTTTGAGCGGGATAATTTCATATATGGTAAAGACCGATTGGTTGAATCTGTTCACAAAAAGTAA
- the nuoH gene encoding NADH-quinone oxidoreductase subunit NuoH, protein MELAIIIEKFSLITIVLLVSLVVAMYMTLVERRFAAFFQDRLGPNRAGPFGLLQPLADGVKLFTKEEILPTNANKLLFVLGPSLAMFTATITSAVIPWGKDLTFGDRTISLQVADINIGVLYIFGVVSLGVYGMMVGGWASNNKYSLMGAIRAASQSISYEIAMGMAIIALLMVTGTLSVRGIVEGQSSTLWGISGTQGLGWNVFYQPLAFMIYLICMFAECNRTPFDLPECESELVAGYHTEHSSMKLGFYLFAEYINMFVSSAVVSALFFGGYNFPGQEALAATGIHTNWIAILGVVAFFLKIAFFLFFFVWVRWTIPRFRYDQLMRLGWNMLVPLAIANIGITGLVMYFTGHIN, encoded by the coding sequence ATGGAATTAGCAATTATAATTGAGAAGTTTAGTTTGATCACCATTGTATTGTTGGTAAGCTTAGTGGTTGCCATGTACATGACTTTGGTTGAGCGTCGTTTTGCCGCATTTTTCCAGGATCGTTTAGGTCCTAACCGTGCGGGACCTTTTGGTTTATTACAACCTTTAGCAGACGGTGTAAAGTTGTTTACGAAAGAAGAAATATTACCAACAAACGCAAACAAATTGCTGTTTGTTTTAGGTCCTTCATTAGCAATGTTCACCGCAACAATTACGTCTGCAGTAATTCCATGGGGTAAAGACCTTACGTTTGGTGATAGAACCATTTCTTTGCAAGTTGCAGACATTAATATTGGCGTACTTTATATTTTCGGAGTTGTTTCTTTAGGTGTTTATGGAATGATGGTTGGAGGTTGGGCCTCTAACAATAAGTATTCACTAATGGGAGCAATTCGTGCCGCATCACAAAGTATCAGTTACGAAATTGCGATGGGTATGGCAATTATTGCCTTGTTGATGGTAACCGGAACATTAAGTGTACGCGGAATTGTTGAAGGTCAATCGTCAACCTTATGGGGTATTTCAGGAACTCAAGGTTTAGGGTGGAATGTGTTCTATCAACCTTTGGCATTCATGATCTACCTTATTTGTATGTTCGCCGAATGTAACCGTACACCATTTGACTTACCTGAGTGTGAGTCGGAGTTGGTTGCAGGTTATCACACTGAGCACTCAAGTATGAAGTTAGGTTTCTACCTGTTTGCTGAATACATTAACATGTTTGTTTCATCAGCTGTTGTTTCAGCTTTGTTCTTCGGCGGGTATAACTTCCCGGGTCAAGAAGCATTAGCAGCAACAGGCATTCATACTAACTGGATCGCTATTTTAGGTGTAGTAGCATTTTTCTTAAAAATTGCTTTCTTCCTGTTCTTCTTCGTTTGGGTACGTTGGACAATCCCGCGTTTCCGTTACGACCAATTAATGCGCTTAGGCTGGAATATGTTAGTTCCTTTAGCAATTGCAAATATTGGTATTACAGGACTTGTAATGTATTTCACTGGGCATATTAACTAA
- a CDS encoding NADH-quinone oxidoreductase subunit C, with protein MAEVTNQLILEKLQNKFADAIFDVSEPHDLLTVSTTKENILNVIQFLYNDEELKFRYLTDICGVHYPEQELALGVIYHLHSLTKNVRVRIKVFLPESAPRITTLTGLFLGANWMERETYDFYGIIFEGHPDLRRILNVDDMVAFPMRKEFPLEDPNRTDKNDDYFGR; from the coding sequence ATGGCAGAAGTTACCAACCAACTAATACTCGAAAAACTGCAAAATAAATTTGCAGACGCTATTTTTGACGTAAGCGAACCTCACGACTTACTAACTGTTAGTACTACAAAAGAGAATATACTTAACGTGATTCAATTCTTATATAATGATGAAGAATTGAAGTTTCGTTACTTGACTGATATATGTGGAGTTCATTATCCTGAGCAAGAATTAGCATTAGGGGTGATCTACCATCTTCATAGCTTAACAAAAAATGTGCGTGTCCGGATTAAGGTCTTTTTACCTGAATCAGCTCCGCGTATTACCACTCTTACCGGTTTATTTCTAGGGGCTAATTGGATGGAGCGTGAAACGTATGATTTTTACGGGATCATTTTTGAAGGTCACCCGGATCTTCGGCGGATCTTAAACGTTGATGATATGGTTGCTTTCCCAATGAGAAAAGAGTTTCCATTGGAAGATCCAAATCGTACGGATAAGAATGATGATTACTTCGGCCGCTAG
- a CDS encoding NADH-quinone oxidoreductase subunit J family protein, with protein MTITQSLFYFLAFVAVFSSLLVVLVKNPVHSVLYLILTFFALTGEYVLLNAQFIAVVNIIVYAGAIMVLFLFVIMLLNLNVEYEPQKNNLLRFAGIIIGGIGLVVLTAALKATDPSNSIVIQNADLGLVENLGQVLFRQFLLPFEIVSILFLSAMVGAVLLARKEPK; from the coding sequence ATGACAATCACACAATCACTATTCTACTTTTTGGCTTTTGTAGCTGTCTTCAGTTCACTGTTGGTGGTATTAGTCAAAAATCCGGTACATAGCGTACTGTATCTTATCTTAACATTCTTCGCCTTAACAGGTGAATACGTGTTATTAAACGCACAGTTTATCGCTGTAGTAAATATTATCGTTTATGCAGGTGCTATCATGGTACTATTCCTTTTTGTAATCATGTTGCTAAACCTGAACGTTGAATATGAGCCGCAAAAAAACAATCTTTTAAGGTTTGCGGGAATAATAATCGGTGGTATTGGCTTGGTGGTATTAACAGCAGCATTAAAAGCTACTGATCCATCTAACTCCATCGTTATACAGAATGCAGACTTAGGATTAGTTGAAAATTTGGGACAAGTCTTGTTCCGCCAGTTCCTTTTGCCTTTTGAAATTGTGTCTATATTGTTCCTTTCGGCAATGGTAGGTGCCGTACTTTTAGCAAGAAAGGAGCCTAAATAA
- a CDS encoding NADH-quinone oxidoreductase subunit NuoE family protein — protein sequence MLAVKEIKFSAEALKKVDEIIARYPEGRQKSALLPLLHLAQEEFGWCSTETMDYVASFLDINPIEVYEVASFYTMFHLKPSGKYVLEVCRTGPCCLVGAEKIIDHLEKKLGVKEGEVTPDGLFSFKGVECLAACGYGPVLQIGPEYTFYENLTVAGVDELITQLKNKN from the coding sequence ATGTTAGCAGTAAAAGAAATAAAATTTTCCGCCGAAGCGCTTAAAAAGGTTGATGAAATAATTGCGCGCTATCCGGAAGGCCGACAAAAATCAGCCTTGTTACCACTTTTACATTTGGCTCAGGAAGAATTTGGCTGGTGCAGTACTGAAACAATGGATTATGTAGCTTCATTTTTGGACATCAATCCCATTGAAGTGTATGAGGTAGCTTCATTCTACACTATGTTCCATTTAAAACCTTCAGGTAAATATGTATTGGAAGTTTGCCGGACAGGTCCCTGTTGTTTGGTTGGAGCTGAGAAAATTATTGATCATCTTGAGAAGAAATTAGGCGTGAAAGAAGGAGAAGTTACTCCTGATGGATTGTTTTCATTCAAAGGCGTTGAATGTTTGGCAGCATGTGGATACGGACCAGTATTGCAAATTGGCCCTGAATACACCTTTTATGAGAACTTAACAGTGGCAGGTGTTGATGAATTGATCACCCAGCTTAAAAACAAGAATTAA
- a CDS encoding tetratricopeptide repeat protein, producing the protein MKMIKRALNISAALFFMTGVVYAQSISDARKAIEVEQFEKAKAILGKLAQNPETAAESQYYLGDVYLKTLELDSAQVFFDKGVATNPQFPLNYVGQGKLNILNKNFAQAKPLFDKAIALGQKEKDYRPYLETARAYALAGEDGDAASIETAISYVEQAKKIAPKSAEVYTALGDAYLLKKDANNAIANYNKALDLDKNYLRAYVAQSHIYRGAQSYESAMAPLEKALSIDDKYAPAYRELAELYYSSAQYSKAIDIYKNKYMPLTDASCNSQTRYASTLFLAKQYQSAYDEINMLMKTCQVKPVMYRLLAYSAYEIKKPKEAYDAMNTFFQKQAASGVITSDYEYMAKILSENKMDSLAINYLQKALEKDPSKVDLYPMLGKMSFTAKNFPLAISTYEKYIATPAKKTPTDYLYYGLAALYSKDYKKADSAFAKVNELSPTYVPGYLYRGQANYKLDESNKEALAKPFYEKVIELGEADKAKNAKSLIEAYRYMGDYTYTIQKDITASKGYFSKILELDPNDKQAQEVLNALNKPGGKNK; encoded by the coding sequence ATGAAAATGATTAAAAGGGCTTTGAACATATCTGCGGCGTTGTTTTTTATGACCGGAGTAGTATATGCTCAGTCGATCAGCGATGCCAGAAAAGCCATTGAAGTAGAACAGTTTGAAAAGGCAAAGGCGATTTTGGGTAAACTTGCTCAAAACCCTGAAACTGCAGCTGAGAGTCAGTATTACTTAGGTGACGTTTATTTAAAAACGTTAGAGCTAGACTCAGCTCAAGTATTTTTTGATAAAGGTGTGGCAACAAATCCCCAATTTCCACTAAATTATGTGGGACAAGGAAAGTTGAATATTTTGAATAAAAATTTTGCACAGGCAAAACCTTTATTTGATAAAGCTATTGCTTTAGGTCAGAAGGAAAAGGACTATCGCCCGTATCTTGAAACTGCAAGAGCTTATGCATTAGCAGGTGAAGATGGTGATGCAGCTTCCATTGAAACTGCAATCAGCTATGTAGAGCAAGCTAAGAAAATTGCTCCCAAAAGTGCTGAAGTTTATACAGCTTTAGGTGATGCTTATTTGTTAAAAAAGGATGCTAACAATGCAATCGCGAATTATAACAAAGCACTTGATTTAGATAAGAATTATCTGCGTGCGTATGTAGCTCAATCACATATTTACCGCGGTGCTCAAAGTTATGAGTCGGCAATGGCTCCTTTAGAAAAGGCACTTTCAATTGATGATAAATATGCTCCTGCTTACCGTGAGTTAGCTGAATTATATTATTCATCAGCTCAGTATAGCAAGGCTATTGATATTTACAAGAACAAGTATATGCCATTGACTGATGCTTCTTGTAACTCACAGACTCGCTATGCTTCAACATTATTCTTGGCTAAACAGTATCAATCTGCTTACGATGAGATCAATATGTTGATGAAAACTTGCCAGGTTAAACCGGTGATGTATCGTTTATTAGCTTATTCAGCCTATGAGATCAAGAAGCCTAAAGAAGCCTATGATGCAATGAATACGTTTTTCCAAAAACAAGCAGCATCAGGTGTAATTACTTCTGATTATGAGTACATGGCAAAAATTTTGTCTGAAAATAAAATGGACTCATTGGCGATCAACTATTTGCAAAAAGCATTAGAAAAAGATCCTTCTAAAGTTGATTTGTACCCAATGTTAGGTAAAATGAGTTTTACGGCCAAAAATTTCCCATTAGCTATTTCAACCTACGAAAAATACATTGCTACTCCAGCTAAGAAAACTCCAACTGATTATCTTTATTATGGTTTAGCAGCTTTATACTCGAAGGATTATAAAAAGGCAGATAGTGCATTTGCTAAAGTAAATGAGTTAAGCCCTACTTATGTTCCGGGTTATTTATACAGAGGACAAGCAAATTATAAGCTTGACGAGTCTAACAAGGAAGCATTAGCAAAGCCTTTCTATGAGAAAGTTATTGAATTAGGGGAGGCAGATAAAGCTAAAAATGCTAAGTCATTAATTGAAGCTTATCGCTATATGGGTGATTATACATACACCATTCAGAAAGATATTACGGCGTCAAAAGGATACTTTAGCAAGATTCTAGAGTTAGATCCGAATGATAAGCAGGCTCAGGAGGTATTAAATGCTTTAAATAAACCAGGCGGAAAGAACAAGTAA
- the nuoK gene encoding NADH-quinone oxidoreductase subunit NuoK: MGDITNAITLVPLNHYILLSAIIFFIGIIGVLTRRNAIIIFMSIELMLNAVNLLLTAFSAYRGDAAGQVFVFFIMAVAAAEVAVGLAIIVMIYRNTGSTDIDLLSKLKN, translated from the coding sequence ATGGGAGATATAACAAACGCCATAACATTGGTTCCACTTAATCATTACATATTATTAAGTGCTATCATTTTCTTCATTGGTATTATTGGCGTACTGACACGTCGAAACGCCATTATTATTTTCATGTCAATTGAATTGATGTTGAATGCTGTTAACTTGCTACTCACAGCTTTTTCTGCTTATCGTGGAGATGCTGCCGGACAAGTCTTTGTATTCTTCATTATGGCTGTAGCCGCTGCTGAAGTTGCGGTTGGGCTGGCCATTATCGTAATGATCTATCGTAACACAGGTTCGACAGATATTGACTTGTTAAGCAAACTAAAAAATTAA
- the nuoF gene encoding NADH-quinone oxidoreductase subunit NuoF, translating into MAQKILLNNINVPGINTFEVYRKNGGYAAVEKALKTMSPDDVVEEVKKSGLRGRGGAGFPTGMKWSFLAKPEGVPRYLVCNADESEPGTFKDRYLMTHTPHTLIEGMIVSSFALGANTSYIYVRGEMMPQIRILERAIAEAKNAGFLGKNILGTGYDLEIYVQPGGGAYICGEETALLESLEGKRGNPRIKPPFPAIAGLYGCPTVVNNVESIAAVSWIILNGGDEYAKIGVGRSTGTKLISASGNINKPGVYEIELGVPVEEFIYSDEYCGGITNGKRLKAVVAGGSSVPILPANLILKLANGQPRLMSYESLAEGGFVTGTMLGSGGFVVMDEDACVVRNTWNFSRFYHHESCGQCSPCREGTGWMEKVLHRIEYGHGKMSDIDLLVDVSKKIEGNTICPLGDAAAWPVASAIRHFRDEFEWHVKEPKLAMERNYGLANYADPIPVVEEAK; encoded by the coding sequence ATGGCTCAGAAAATATTATTAAACAATATTAACGTTCCCGGGATAAACACTTTTGAAGTGTACCGTAAAAACGGTGGTTATGCAGCTGTTGAAAAAGCACTGAAAACCATGTCGCCGGATGATGTTGTTGAAGAGGTTAAAAAGTCCGGATTACGTGGACGTGGTGGTGCCGGATTTCCTACCGGGATGAAATGGAGTTTCCTTGCTAAACCGGAAGGTGTTCCTCGCTATCTGGTATGTAATGCTGACGAATCAGAACCTGGTACATTTAAAGACCGCTATCTGATGACACACACACCTCATACTTTAATTGAAGGTATGATCGTGTCAAGTTTTGCATTAGGAGCAAATACTTCTTATATCTATGTGCGCGGTGAAATGATGCCTCAGATTCGTATCCTTGAACGCGCCATTGCAGAAGCAAAAAATGCAGGTTTCCTTGGAAAAAACATTTTGGGTACTGGGTATGACCTTGAAATCTATGTTCAACCAGGTGGAGGTGCGTACATCTGTGGTGAAGAAACTGCTTTACTTGAATCATTGGAAGGAAAACGTGGTAATCCTCGTATCAAACCTCCATTCCCTGCGATTGCGGGTTTATATGGCTGCCCTACGGTTGTTAATAACGTAGAGTCGATCGCTGCTGTTAGCTGGATTATCCTTAATGGGGGTGATGAGTATGCAAAAATCGGTGTAGGCAGAAGTACTGGTACCAAATTAATTTCTGCTTCAGGTAATATCAATAAGCCTGGGGTTTATGAGATTGAATTAGGTGTTCCGGTTGAAGAGTTTATCTATTCTGATGAATATTGTGGTGGTATTACAAATGGCAAACGCTTAAAAGCTGTTGTTGCCGGCGGATCATCAGTTCCTATCTTACCTGCAAATCTTATTCTAAAATTGGCTAACGGTCAGCCTCGTTTGATGAGTTATGAATCATTAGCAGAAGGTGGTTTTGTGACCGGTACTATGTTGGGTTCAGGTGGATTTGTGGTAATGGATGAAGATGCATGTGTGGTTCGTAATACCTGGAACTTCTCTCGTTTCTACCACCATGAGTCGTGCGGACAATGTTCGCCTTGTCGTGAAGGAACAGGATGGATGGAAAAGGTTCTGCACCGCATTGAGTATGGTCACGGAAAAATGAGTGATATCGATTTGTTGGTAGATGTATCAAAGAAAATCGAAGGAAATACTATTTGTCCACTAGGTGATGCTGCAGCGTGGCCTGTTGCAAGTGCTATCCGTCACTTCCGTGATGAATTTGAATGGCACGTTAAAGAGCCAAAATTAGCAATGGAACGTAATTATGGATTGGCAAATTATGCAGATCCTATTCCTGTTGTTGAAGAAGCAAAGTAG
- a CDS encoding NADH-quinone oxidoreductase subunit A, whose translation MLLLEQLPLNYAPIAFQFFVAIGFVAVTMLATHLIGPKRKTSDKLTPFESGVEVQGNARQPMSIKYFLVAILFVLFDVEVIFMYPWAVNFKELGFIGMMQMFTFMAFLLVGFIYIIKKGALKWE comes from the coding sequence ATGTTATTACTCGAGCAGTTGCCTTTAAACTACGCGCCTATAGCATTCCAATTTTTTGTAGCAATTGGATTTGTGGCAGTTACAATGTTGGCAACACACCTTATCGGTCCTAAACGCAAAACGTCTGATAAATTAACCCCATTTGAGTCGGGTGTTGAGGTTCAGGGAAATGCTCGTCAACCAATGTCTATTAAATACTTCCTGGTGGCAATTTTATTCGTTTTGTTCGACGTAGAGGTAATCTTTATGTATCCATGGGCCGTAAACTTTAAAGAGTTGGGCTTTATTGGCATGATGCAAATGTTCACCTTTATGGCATTTTTGCTTGTAGGGTTCATTTATATCATCAAAAAGGGTGCCCTTAAATGGGAATAG
- a CDS encoding NADH-quinone oxidoreductase subunit D, which yields MAHIKLGDNSLEKETTTLNLGPTHPATHGVFQNVLELDGERIVSAQSTIGYIHRAFEKIAEHRPFYQITPLTDRLNYCSAPINNMGWHMTVEKLLGIQTPKRVDYMRIIVMELSRIADHLVCNSVIGVDSGAFTGFLYVFQKREDIYEIFEEICGARLTTNIGRIGGFERDFNDKAIAKIKKFIAEFPAILKEFESLFNRNRIFIDRCVGVSAVSAEKALSYSWSGPILRACGVDYDVRVAKPYCSYEEFDFEIPVGTSGDIYDRFLVRNEEMWQSLSLIKQALDKMEKEPKGIFNAEVPDYCLPPKEDVYSTMESLIYHFKIVMGEIPVPKAEIYHAVEGGNGELGFYLITDGGRAPFRLHFRRPSFINYQAYTDIAKGGMISDAILAMSSLNVIAGELDA from the coding sequence ATGGCTCACATTAAATTAGGAGACAATTCATTAGAGAAGGAAACCACCACCCTTAACCTGGGACCTACACACCCTGCAACGCATGGTGTATTCCAAAACGTTTTGGAGTTGGATGGTGAACGTATTGTTAGTGCTCAATCGACCATTGGTTATATTCACCGTGCCTTTGAGAAGATAGCGGAGCATCGTCCTTTCTATCAAATCACTCCTTTAACCGACCGTTTGAATTACTGTTCTGCTCCTATTAATAATATGGGCTGGCATATGACAGTAGAGAAGCTATTAGGCATCCAAACTCCTAAGCGTGTAGATTACATGCGTATTATTGTGATGGAGTTGAGTCGTATTGCCGATCACTTAGTTTGTAACTCAGTAATTGGAGTTGACTCTGGAGCTTTCACCGGTTTCTTGTACGTATTCCAAAAGCGTGAAGATATTTACGAAATCTTTGAAGAAATTTGTGGAGCACGCTTAACAACAAATATTGGCCGTATAGGTGGGTTTGAGCGTGATTTCAACGATAAAGCAATTGCTAAGATCAAGAAATTTATAGCAGAGTTTCCTGCAATTCTGAAAGAATTTGAGAGTTTATTTAACCGTAACAGGATATTCATCGACCGTTGTGTGGGTGTTTCAGCTGTAAGTGCTGAGAAAGCCCTTTCATATAGCTGGTCAGGACCAATTCTTCGTGCATGTGGTGTTGATTATGACGTACGTGTTGCAAAACCTTATTGCTCATACGAGGAGTTTGATTTTGAAATTCCTGTAGGAACTTCAGGCGATATCTACGATCGTTTCCTTGTGCGAAATGAAGAAATGTGGCAAAGCTTAAGCTTGATTAAGCAGGCATTGGATAAAATGGAGAAAGAACCTAAAGGAATATTCAATGCAGAGGTTCCTGATTATTGCCTTCCTCCTAAAGAAGATGTTTACAGCACCATGGAATCATTGATTTATCACTTTAAAATTGTGATGGGTGAAATTCCAGTTCCTAAAGCAGAAATTTATCACGCAGTAGAAGGAGGTAACGGAGAGTTAGGGTTCTATCTGATCACAGATGGAGGTCGTGCTCCTTTCCGCTTACATTTCCGTCGCCCAAGTTTTATTAACTATCAGGCCTATACAGATATCGCTAAAGGAGGAATGATTTCGGATGCGATTCTGGCTATGAGTAGTTTGAATGTGATCGCTGGGGAGCTTGACGCATAA